Proteins from one Arthrobacter sp. Soc17.1.1.1 genomic window:
- a CDS encoding SLC13 family permease → MTTEIIALIGLAAIFTISSVRNVHMGALALTASFIIGIGVVGESLDDVLGGFPVDALVILLGITYLFGIARETGTIDWLVNRSLDLIGDRVALLPWGLWIIATGVACLGTSHAAFAVVPIAMSLAHSHRINSTMMGIVMSSGIVGGALAPTSIVGITVQTVASSANVPYNAGLMFAISIGANFLVVLAAFFLFGGRELIARTRGTGGDTSGTTPGEGRGGTATNGPSKLLGSNMASGDTLTAVDVKNARSTVTADRITGMQVLVIISIILLVGGFFTLTQLDVDVNLGVVALTIAVLITLLEPGIGKKALSRVDWNTILLLGGIITYVGVLTRLGAIDQLGEAARSVSQPLVAALVICIVAALVSAFASTIGIIGALIPLAVPLLIPGGGLETTGFIYALAISASLVDCAPFGTTGATIVASTVEEDRPRVNRNLTIWGLSMVVIGPVVTLALLVVPFLWG, encoded by the coding sequence TCGATGACGTGCTCGGCGGATTCCCCGTCGACGCCCTCGTCATCCTGCTGGGCATCACCTACCTCTTCGGGATTGCCCGCGAAACCGGCACCATCGACTGGCTCGTGAACCGTTCACTGGATCTCATCGGTGACCGCGTCGCCCTGCTGCCCTGGGGCCTCTGGATCATCGCCACCGGCGTCGCATGCCTCGGCACCTCCCACGCAGCCTTCGCAGTCGTGCCCATCGCCATGAGCCTGGCACACAGCCACCGCATCAATTCGACCATGATGGGCATCGTCATGAGCTCGGGCATCGTCGGTGGCGCACTCGCCCCGACGAGCATCGTCGGCATCACCGTGCAGACCGTAGCCTCCTCGGCCAACGTGCCCTACAACGCAGGCCTCATGTTCGCGATCTCCATCGGCGCGAACTTCCTCGTGGTCCTCGCAGCGTTCTTCCTCTTCGGCGGACGTGAACTCATCGCCCGCACACGCGGCACCGGTGGCGACACCAGCGGCACCACTCCCGGCGAGGGCCGTGGCGGTACCGCAACCAACGGGCCGTCGAAGCTCCTTGGATCGAACATGGCATCCGGCGACACCCTCACCGCAGTTGATGTGAAGAACGCGCGGAGCACAGTAACGGCGGACCGCATCACCGGGATGCAGGTACTCGTGATCATCTCGATCATCCTGCTCGTGGGTGGCTTCTTCACCCTCACGCAACTCGATGTCGATGTGAACCTCGGCGTTGTAGCCCTGACGATCGCCGTGCTCATCACACTCCTGGAACCCGGTATCGGCAAGAAGGCGCTGTCGCGGGTGGACTGGAACACCATCCTGCTCCTCGGCGGCATCATCACCTACGTCGGCGTTCTCACACGTCTGGGAGCGATCGACCAGCTCGGCGAAGCCGCCCGCTCGGTTAGCCAACCACTTGTTGCGGCCCTCGTCATCTGTATCGTCGCCGCTCTCGTCTCAGCGTTCGCATCGACGATCGGCATCATCGGTGCACTCATCCCCCTCGCCGTTCCACTGCTCATTCCCGGCGGCGGACTCGAGACGACGGGCTTCATCTACGCGCTCGCCATCTCGGCGTCACTCGTTGACTGCGCTCCGTTCGGCACAACCGGTGCAACGATCGTTGCTTCGACAGTCGAGGAAGACCGCCCTCGGGTGAACCGAAATCTCACCATCTGGGGCCTGTCCATGGTCGTCATCGGCCCGGTCGTCACCCTCGCCCTCCTTGTCGTCCCCTTCCTCTGGGGGTAG